In the genome of Drosophila kikkawai strain 14028-0561.14 chromosome 2R, DkikHiC1v2, whole genome shotgun sequence, the window ATGGGTACGTTCACCTTTCCCGTCACATTTTTTGCCTTCAGGAGCTCTGTCAACACAGAGGAGGTGCTCCGTTTAACAGGCATTGCAAAGGAGGAACGGAAGACAATGCTGGGCAATGAAAAGCAATGTGAAGtcgttttaaaaaaattctaccACTCGTTCTACATGTTCCCCGATCGGCAGTCTACCGCCTTTTTTAAGGACGACATATCCTTGCCGTTTAAACAGCAGCTCCTCAAGCATGGCGAGCCCTATGATGAATTGGCCAAGAATTCTGTTGAGAAACATGCCACAGGGAATAAGAGGTAAGCAAACAAAATGTTCGATTTCCCTCGAATGcatcttaaaaatgtttcttcTCAGAAAATCCGTCGTCAGCTATAAGGTGTTTGCGAAATACTTGGAGAATATGCACGACATAGTGTGGCAGCTTAAGATGCACGAAAAGCGGTACATACCCTTGGACTTTGATAAATGCACCTATGCCTTGTATCTTGAATTCTATCTCAAGCCGGAGATCCGCGAAAGTTACACGTTCAAGTGGCGACCGTGTAACCTGACCACGCATAAGCACCTGCTAAGCATCCCCAATAAGGAGTATGCCCAGGAGCTGAGGAGAACTTTACCTGTGCAAATGCCTGACTTTCCGAAAGAGGAAGAATCTACCGACGTAGCAGACGCCGATACACCTGTGCAGGCGAGAGATGAGTCAATATCTGCAGTAGATGTTCTAAGAAAGTCGCTCAAAAAGCCAAGTAGGATGCCTGAGCCTGAATTGAAGGTCAAAGACGAGGTGATAGAGTTAAGTGACGACTCAGAAGCAGCAACACCACCCGTTCTACAACAGATGAAGACCTTAGACCAAGCTGTGAAGGAGGTTTCATCACCAAAAAAAgggtaatttatttttgaatcaTTTTAAGTATAAAAAAGTTAGTTAACAATGACCTGTAAACTTTAAGCCAACCATCAGCAGCAGATGTTCTGAGGAAGTTaaccgaaaaaaataataatagcttAGAAACACCAACAAGGATAAACCAGTCAGAATTGGAGGTCGAAGATGAGGTCGTAGATATTGATGTCCATTCACAAGCAGCATATACTATGGAAAAAACACCCGTTCTACAAGGTGTGAAGAACGTTTCCCCACCAAAAAAAgggtaatttatttttgaatcattttaagtataaaaaagtttgttaaCAATGACCTGTAAACTTTAAGCCAACCATCAGCAGCAGATGTTCTGAGGAAGTTaaccgaaaaaaataataatagcttAGAAACACCAACAAGGATAAACCAGTCAGAATTGGAGGTCGAAGATGAGGTCGTAGATATTGATGTCCATTCACAAGCAGCATATACTATGGAAAAAACACCCGTTCTACGAGGTGTGAAGAACGTTTCCCCACCAAAAAAAgggtaatttatttttgaatcattttaagtataaaaaagtttgttaaCAATGACCTGTAAACTTTAAGCCAACCATCAGCAGCAGATGTTCTGAGAAAGTTAAccgaagaaaataataatagcttAGAAACACCAACAAGGATGCACCAGGCAGAATTGGAGGTCGAAGATGAGGTCGTAGATATTGATGTCCACTCACAAGCAGCATATACTATGGAAAAAACACCCGTTCTACGAGGTGTGAAGAACGTTTCCCCACCAAAAAAAGGGTAATTTacttttgaataattttaagtataaaaaagtttgttaaCAATGACCTGTAAACTTTAAGCCAACCATCAGCAACAGATGTTCTGAGGAAGTTaaccgaaaaaaataataatagcttAGAAACACCAACAAGGATGCACCAGGCAGAATTGGAGGTCGAAGACGAGATTATAGTTGATGATATGCAAAACACACCCATCCTTCACACAGATGTGGAAGTTAATATTGGAAGGTAAGATCCAAAGTGCCCAGAAAGTCTAAATTAACTTTAACTAATCCTTGTGTCTTTCAGCCACGGTCGGTTCATGTTTCCCGTGTCCTTTGAAACCTTCCGAGGGTGCATCAACTATGATGAGATTATTCGACCAATACTCAAGCTGAAAATTAAGGATAAATCCCAGCTAGCGAACTTAATTCTTCATCCCCGGAATCCAATCTGCGAAAAGATCTTCCGTCGCTATTATCGttccttttatattttccccGATTATCGGCTGAAGTTTGAATATCGATTTTCCTGCCCAGATAAGCGGGTCTTGAAAAAACTCACTGAATATGCCAAACCGCTCAATGAGAGTGCCCAAAAGACCATGAACCAGGACAAAACTATGGATCAAGAGGTGACAAATGTGGCTCCTGCTGAACAAAGAAAGCACAACCCAGCCGAAGAGCCCGAGACTGCCACAGTTTCAGCTCAGAAAGACAATCGGGAAGTTGAAAGCATTAAGGACAAAGAAATAAGcgaaaaagctaaaaaattgTCCAAGCTCCCTGTGCCCTTTAGCGTTTTCAAGCGCTATCTAAGAAACATTGACGAAATTACTCAGCAAATGAAGCTGTGCGACGAGTACAAGGAGAAATCTGATACGGAGTGCGCCGAAGAATACTACAAGGAATTTTATACGTCGCCAGAAATGCGTAACAAGTTTGAATATAAACTAAGGCCATGTCCCGCCAAGATGCGTGATACGCTCCTTGCTTATGCACAGCAACCAAAGCCGGAACATTCTTCTTCGCAGGGGTCAGATTGCGTTTGCTTGGATGATGTTCCGCAAACATCAACTAAAGAAGATACTCCCTCGGAGGAATTAAAAAATGATCCGGTAAAGAAGAGCAAGGCAAAGGAATCCCACGAAAATCATGTCTCATTTACACTTTTTAAACGTTATTTGAGCAATCTCCCAGAAATAGTCCAGCAAATGCTCCTTTGCGATGACCAAAGAGGGAAATCAGAGAAAGAATGTGCCCGGGATTACTATAACGCATTTTATACTTCGCAAGAAATGCGGGATAGGTATCCATACAAACTAAAGCCATGTcctggccaaatgaaaaacaagTTGCTCAGTTTTCCGAAAAAAGCCCATCAAATAGAGGAGGTTTCACCCGAAAAACAATCTGAACCATGTGCTTCCATTTGTAGTAGTTCCGACAAATTCGCAGATAACATTATTGTAACTGAAACGAATGAAGTGGAAGTGGATTCAGGGGAAATTCCAGTTGAAACACCCAATAATTTCCAACAAACAGAAGCGATCCTCAAACAGAAATCCaggtataattattatatttgtattattaattaaaaaactaataaatccTGTTtcatttttagaaaaacatCGTCAAATGCTCGCAGACAAAAGACCTTCCCAAAGTGAGTGCagaaatttctttatttttaatgaaaaaactaACATTTAACATTGCAGTGGCGCTTCCTTTGAATTCCCCGTGTCCATTGATACCTTCAAGCGGCACATCAACTGCGATGAGATTATCAAATCGTTGCGAGTGGCGTATGGCCAAAATGAGACTGACCAGAGAGACCGAGACAAAGAGTTATTTCATCAATTCTATTGCTCTTTTTACGTTCAAAAGGAGGTTCGCCAACGCCATtcgtataaatttcaaaatacaGATGAAGAGCTACTTGAGAAATTGGAAGAATATGCTGTGCCTCTGAACGATATGGCGAGGCAAACAATCTCGTCCGTTGAAGCGCAGGGCAAAGAAAACGAGAAGTCAGGAATGGCGCCACCTGCTCCGAAGGATGAAACTCTGATTACCATCTCGGGCATCGCGTACCGTTTTCCAGTGTCCTTTAAAACATTTCAGAAGTACATTAACTATGAAGATCTCAAGGTTGGTCTAGCCAATGGTCTAGCTAAGAAGAAAAAGAGCCCAGAGCAAGTGGCGGAGATTCTGGGGGACGAAGGCAGTTGCCTGCGCCTATTACGGCGCTATTATCTCTCATTTTACACCTTAGCGAATATTAGGAATAAGCTGGAATATAACTTCAATGCTGCGCCACTGGAACTTTCCGATAAATTACTCGAGTGGGCAAAGCCCATTAACGAGACCACTGTGCCAACAGGGTCTGTGCCTCAGACCAAACAAGGAGTTCCTAGTGCTCATTCTACTCCGAATCTAGATGCCATCAGGGAAGCGGAACTAGTAaagtaagtaaaatatttttttttattggattAGAGGATCTGAGAACTAAaatcgttttctttttttttttgttatgtatagcaagataaaaaacaatattgtCACTTACAGGCCTCACGATTTACGCAAATATATATCTTCCCGTGTCGCGTCACCAACGAAACAAGCTGCTCTGGAACGAGATATTGTTGGTTCTATCCAAATGGAAATACCAGAATTAGTTGAACAACAACCAACTAGCGACAAGAATATAGAAGCCAAGACAACTAGCGAGAAGAATATTGGAGGCAAGACAACCAGCGGGAAGAATATAGAAGCTAAGACAACTAGCGAGAAGAATATTGGAGCCAAGACAACCAGCGGGAAGAATATAGAAGGCAAAACAACTAGCGAGAAAGAAAAAGCAACTAGCGAGAAGAATATGGAAGCGAAGAAATCTAGCGAGAAGAATATAGAAGGCAAGAAAACTAGCGAGAAGAATATTGGAGTCAAGGCAACTAGCGAGAAGAATATTGGAGTCAAGACAACTAGCGAGAAGAATATTGGAGCCAAGACTGCTAGCGAGAAGAacataaaagaaaagacaattAGCGAGAAAAATATAGAAGCCAAGACTACTAGCGAGAAGAATATCGAAGCCAAAACAACCAGCGGAAAGAATATAGAAGGCAAAACAACAAGCGAGAAGACCATAAAAGAAAAAGCAACTACCGAGAAGAATATAGAAGCGAAGACAACTAGCGAGAAGAATATTGGAGCCAAGACTGCTAGCGAGAAGACCATAATAGAAAAAGCAATTAGCGAGAAGAATATAGAAGCCAATTCTACAAAGAAATCAGAGAGTTCATCAGAGATTACGAGACCcgtcagcagcaacaacaaaaaagtgacAAAGCAACCCGAAGAAAACCAGAAtaaagaaaatgcaaaaagcCAGGATGGAACAGGAACCAGCGATTCTACAGCAGCAAAAACCCAAAGTATGTTGGAGGAAGCaaagaaacaattttttgccGAAAGCAGTAAGGTAAGAAACACACCAttgagaaaataataaaaacctcTTAACCACTATCTAACCCCAAATAGGATCACAAAATGGCTTACTTGATCTGCACGAGCCAAGGTCTGAAGAGGTCGATTTGGCGGATATTGTACCAACTAACCTTGGAGGAATTCAAGACCTACACAAGCATTCACAACGGCGAGGACTTTTACAGGAAAGATGAGGACCTACATCCATACTACGAGCATGTGGTAGACAAGGGAAACTGGCCCTTAAATCTGTACGTTAGGCTGCCCCTTCTGAGGCAGCTACTCCACAGCAAGGGCGTGCATCTAGGCAGGCTGGACCTTGGCCAGCTGTCGCCAAAGATGATCCACTGGGTAGAGGCTGAGCACACCGATTTCGATAAGATCGTTGAAATGCAGTTCAAAGAACGAACGGGCGAGGAAATCGATAGTGTCGAGCAGTGGTTTCAGGAGCGTGAAGATTTCTATGAAGCCTGCTGGCTCCGCGATCACTGGATTTACAAAGTGCCTCAAATAACGAACGATGATCTGCAGGACGAGAGTTATGTTAGGGACCTTCCCTTGCCCGATTTCAATGGAATTGTAATAAGTGAGTGTATATACCATTGCAgggatattataattttaggtttgcaacgcagtgaagtgAATTCTTGATCGGCattaacagccgagtcgatctattcatgtccgtctgtccgtttctacgcaaactagtcccccagatttgaagctatctgaataatATGCAAAGTCTTGTGactactctcactgctatatttatattctgttctctgtttttcaacatattttcatctttGACCAGAATGGAtagattcttaatgatccaattgcaaactgcaaggttttacaaacttcggcgtgccaaagttagctttctttcttgttagtGTTACATTATAAGACTTTCAGCTTGTAATTAATCATATTCTCTTGACAGAATCCCTCGCTACTGCAAAAAGCGGAGATGAAAGTAGCCAGACTGAGATTTTATCCATATCCTCAAGCCCTGACATGGTGCCAGGTGAGCCTTTTACTTGGAATTATGTTATTCCCAAGACCAACCATAGCTCTGTTTACCTTCACAGATAGTCAGAGCTGTCCTCCTACTCAGCTCAGCAACAGCTCGAACCTTGTGGACATTTCCAGCATTGACATACAGTCTCAAGTGTCGCAAACTTCACCCGCCTTAAGTGAGTTTTtgtgttaaattttaaaatctttatctTCTAAATATTGTATTCTCTTGACAGAATCACTCGCTACTGCAAAAAGCGGAGATGGAAGTAGCCAAGCTGAGATTTTATCCATGTCCTCAAGCACAGACATGGTGCCAGGTGAGTCTTTTACTTGGAATTACGTTATTCCCAAGACCAACCATAGCTTTTCTTACCTTCACAGATAGTCAGAGCTGTCCTTCTACTCAGCTCAGCAACACCTCGAACTTTGTGGACATTGGCAGCGTGGATATGCAATCCCAAGTGCCCGACACTCCACTCGATCCGTTGGCTTCGCAAACTGAGACGTTGGCTTCGCAAACTGAGACGTTGGCTTCGCAAACTGAGACGTTGGCTTCGCAAACTGAGACGTTGGCTTCGCAAACTGAGACGTTGGCTTCGCAAACTGAGACATTGGCTTCTGTTAAGCAGGAACCTATAAATTTCCTCAACAACATGCGTGGCATCTGCGACACGAATGGCTGCGAATGGGAGAACATTGGGTTGGAGGAGCAAATCATAAACCTAGATTCCAGTCAAGAGGAAGGTTCTAGCTTGTCCTGTTTTGCCATTCCAAAGCCTTCAGAAACGATATCGTCATTCCAGTCGTTGGACTCTCTACTCACGGCCACGATGTTTGAGGACGAAAACTCTATTGAGGAAGAGGAATCTCAGCCAAAGACAAGCAATAACATTCAGAACTTGCCAGAGCAGCCTGTAGAGCCAGCTGTAAAGCCTGAACCTAGTTCAACAGTCGCTGAGACCAATGTGATTCAGCCGCAGGTGCAACCCGCAGATAACCGCAAAAAGAAGCTGCCGGCCAGCAATGAGGTGCCCAGTAAGCGAGTCCGCTTGATGAACGACAAGGTGCCGCAGCTGAGACACGAGTTTCGGCCGTTGCCCCTGAATGCCTGCGTTCGTATTGAGACCGAAATCGTGGGGACAAATGAAACAACTCCTACGGAACAACCTCATATTAACCCAACCCCGCAGCCAGAGGTAGTACCCAACACGATTACTCCATCGCAGGAATTTGCCCAGGACAACACACTATTGGCGTCTTCACAGCTGGCGCCCCTCCTAGATACGGTACCGCCTGGCGTTACCGTTCGAAAGGTAAACCAAAAAGACCAAGTTGGTAAGAATTTAAGCAAGGTTCAGAAGCCTACACTCCGGCAGACAGCTATATTCCGTAAGCTggagcgtttttattttttcgcctCCTTGACGGTCCAACAAATAATCCAGTACAGAATCGAGGGGCACCTTCAAGGGGCGACTTATCAGAGTGCCATGCTCAAGATCGACGGGAAGTGCTCCCTAGTGCGGGGTCCCCTTCTAAAAATACTCTTTCCCCACCTTTCACCCCAGCTGCGTTCCGATTTGCAGCAAGTGCTGGCCGACATGCCGGAGTTCGTCTACAGCTGTCGCTGGCGCCGGGTGCAGAAGGATCCCACCGAAGATCTCCGAAAAAGGGTCCTATTCACGTTCATGGACATGGCTCCAGAGTTTGGGCAATTTCGCTTACTGTTTGATACGGATTCGAGAGAGTGGGCAACCTGCAGCGAAATCGGCAGGTGGCATGCCGCGGAGAGGGCTGAGACGCGTCCAACTGACTTTGAGAAGGTCATCAGCCCAGGCATCCTAGAGAAAATGAGGGAATATAAAGCTCTAATGTCTTAAACTTATTtagaaatggaaaaaaaaataaatatatataattagcTAAAAGTTTCCATGTATTTTTCTATCTTTTCAGAAACCCAATTATAGAAGTTAAGCAAGCTTATGGTATAAGGAGCCAAAAggatatatgttatatatgtacatatagaaGTACAAAAAGTTCTGTTTTGTTCTCTTTTAaattggaaatggaaatgatatctattttattatcagttaataaatgttttatgCGATACATCGACTTGAGTTTTTAGAATTGATTTAATCGAAAAAGTTAAGGACAAAGTTCAAAATTTTCAATgtgttgtaattaattataattcttGCTCTTTTATGAATCCAAAATTGTCCGAATTTGACATTTCGGACTCCATTAGCTGACCGAATACAATAATCAATGCCAATTTATTGTATAATTTCATcatagaaacaaaaatatatcatttttgATTATAATTTGTGGTTTTTGGGAATTccgaattttttaaatttaaatacaaatatcgaTAGATAAATTCTATTATCGACTTTCTGTCATCGATTAATTGCCAATAAGTCCCTAAAAGTTACCAAACGCGCTTTTTCGCTTTTGtaaacaatttggaaagccGGCTGAGGACATGGATCGCTTGGCCAGGATCTTCTCGCAGCAGGACGAACTGATAACTCTGGACAGTGGGTTTAAGGATGAGTACGAAACATTCAAGTCCCTGCATGCCTTGCCGGCAGAAAAGCGCCAGAGTCTCGAGCAGCTGACACTGAAGTTATTGACGGACTTGGAGCTGCCGCATGACAGGGATTCATGCGCGTTGAGATCGCGGACCCTGCGCGAGGAGGGTAACCTCGTATTCAGGGACGATACCAAGGAAGCGGAACAAATACTAAAAGCCTGCCGACTCTACACGGGCGCCGTTTTTGAGGCGGAGGACGCTTCTGAGGAACTGGCTCTTGCCTTTGCCAACCGAGGCATGGCTTTGCAGGAGTACGGGTATTACCGTGAGGCCTACGACGATTGCGCCAATGCGCTGGACTGCGGGTATCCGGAAAAGCTGCAGCACAAGGTAATCATGCGCCAGGCGTTTTGTGCCTGGAAGTTGGAAAATATTGAGGCATTCGAGGAGCACTTGGCGTGTCTGGAGAAGCTGCAGCTGAATGAGGGCTATGAACGACAGGTAAAGCATCTCAAAGAGAAGCTGGAGCTACTGAAAAGCCACAAGAAGCAGACAGTAATTAATGAGACAGAGGCTGGCACAGTTTTGGAGGAAATGTAAGCCCACCTAAGCACgcacatacatttattttagtaATCTTTAAACCCTTATATGGCAGCCTTACAGATCCTGGAGAGCGTGGTCGCTATATGGTGGCCAAGGAAGCTATACCCCAGGGCAAAGTGATCTTCTCCGAGCGAGCCTCCTGTTTTGTTCCCCTGGAGCAACGACTGATTTGCCATCAGTGTGCCGCCACCTTGATGAGTGCCCCTATACCCTGTTCGCAGTGTCACCAGCGAGTGGTGTACTGCTCCAGAAAGTGCAGGGAGAAGCATTTGGCCATCCACAGGTACGAGTGCGCCGCTTACCGCCGGGATTTGCTCAAGCTTTTGGGCGTTTCTCACTTGGCATTGCGTCTGGTCCTGACCTATGTGCCTCTGATGCTGCCGCATCTTGCGGGTTGTACCAGCTCCCAAGCGATTTGGAGTAGTATCACTGAATTGTCAGCAAACCAGGAGCAGGAAACTGTTCCTGAATACGTGCAAAGCCTAAGCATGGCCAGCCATCTGAAGCAGGCCTCGCAGGCGGAGTTGGTCTACCATATGCTCTGCGCCAACCTTCTTCAGACGTATCTTAAGGAGCACACAGACTTCTTCAAACAATTCAACGCCTCATCAGCCTCCATTGAAGATTGGCAAGTGGTTATATCAGCCTTGATCCTACGCTCCGCCGGACAATTACTAGCCAATGGTCATGTGAGCAGCTCCCTGCTGCCAGTTGGTCTACAAACCAATGAATTTGCTCTGCTGCAGTCGGACATGTGGGAGAGTCCGCTTCATTTGAGGCTGGGGCAGCTGCACAATCTGGCCCGTTCGGAGCTAATTACGGCCATCAATCTGCCGTATTTGAGCTTGTGCAACCATGGCTGTGCTCCTTCTATTTCCacgaagttcgacggctgctCGGTAGTTAATTATTCTTTGGGCGACTTGGCGAGGGGCGAGGAGATCTTCAATTGTTATACACGGGATTATAGGAACAGCTTGAAGCAGCAGCGCTTGCAGGCATTGGAGGAGGTCTACAAATTCCAGTGTAGCTGTGACAAGTGCAAGCGCCCTGATCCCGATCAGGATTACGTAAGCAACTAAGCTTTGGAATATTAAGAATTCCTTGAAATTTAAACTCTTAACTTTTTTATAAGCTCGCCTTCCATCGGTATCGCTGTGAGAAGCCCAACTGCCGGCAGATTTTTACACCAGATGTAGATGGACTTCCACAGAATAGTCTCAACTGGTGGCTGCATTCCCAGGTAGAGAATTCCATTGTTTGCACAGTCTGCCAAGAGCGGCAGCTTTTCCCCTGGTATAACGACTTCCTGGACCTCGTTGAGAGCTGTGTTGATTATAGCAAGAGACAGCTGCTCTTCCAGGCGTACGATGATCTGGACAAATGGCTAATGGAGCATCACAGTCTGAAGAGGAATCTGGCCGGAGAACTAATCATGTCCTGCTTTGTGGAGATAGATGGTAGGATAAtccatcaatcaatcaattattACGAAAATCTAAGATTATATTTCCTTGTAGTAGGTTGTATTCTGGAGGATTGGGAGTACGAGAACCTGGCCAAGGTTATCCGCCATCAACTGAAGGGCACTGCGGCCCAGTGCGGCGCCAACTCCCTGGAGTACCTCACAGAGATGACCTATCTTTGGGATTTAATTGCCTTGAAAAAATGCGAGAGCAACGAAATGGAATTGTTAGAGCTGAAAGGTAAGCTGGAGTATCTGGCCAGCGAATATCGCGAGGTGTTTCTGAACTATTACAACGATTTTATTGAGCAACAATGTAAATAACGATGATATACACGCTATAAATTCACTAGTTTCGAGCTACAAGCAATTAACACTGGCACTTTTAACCTACAACTAATATCTGAGCTGAGCTGGGCTCTCCCTTCGTTTAGATGAAATGAGAGGCATATTCGTGGGGCATCACGCCC includes:
- the tea gene encoding protein telomere ends associated isoform X2 gives rise to the protein MSPPPKKPKMEDNRCSQKPVSFEQFKKIIENLPDICFNVQRDGVAGKGGKTLDECALWYYESFYKDPEVRKKYPYKLRACPMNIRTKLLSMPEPGPVGEPHQAAEGVLVKVARMGTFTFPVTFFAFRSSVNTEEVLRLTGIAKEERKTMLGNEKQCEVVLKKFYHSFYMFPDRQSTAFFKDDISLPFKQQLLKHGEPYDELAKNSVEKHATGNKRKSVVSYKVFAKYLENMHDIVWQLKMHEKRYIPLDFDKCTYALYLEFYLKPEIRESYTFKWRPCNLTTHKHLLSIPNKEYAQELRRTLPVQMPDFPKEEESTDVADADTPVQARDESISAVDVLRKSLKKPSRMPEPELKVKDEVIELSDDSEAATPPVLQQMKTLDQAVKEVSSPKKGQPSAADVLRKLTEKNNNSLETPTRINQSELEVEDEVVDIDVHSQAAYTMEKTPVLQGVKNVSPPKKGQPSAADVLRKLTEKNNNSLETPTRINQSELEVEDEVVDIDVHSQAAYTMEKTPVLRGVKNVSPPKKGQPSAADVLRKLTEENNNSLETPTRMHQAELEVEDEVVDIDVHSQAAYTMEKTPVLRGVKNVSPPKKGQPSATDVLRKLTEKNNNSLETPTRMHQAELEVEDEIIVDDMQNTPILHTDVEVNIGSHGRFMFPVSFETFRGCINYDEIIRPILKLKIKDKSQLANLILHPRNPICEKIFRRYYRSFYIFPDYRLKFEYRFSCPDKRVLKKLTEYAKPLNESAQKTMNQDKTMDQEVTNVAPAEQRKHNPAEEPETATVSAQKDNREVESIKDKEISEKAKKLSKLPVPFSVFKRYLRNIDEITQQMKLCDEYKEKSDTECAEEYYKEFYTSPEMRNKFEYKLRPCPAKMRDTLLAYAQQPKPEHSSSQGSDCVCLDDVPQTSTKEDTPSEELKNDPVKKSKAKESHENHVSFTLFKRYLSNLPEIVQQMLLCDDQRGKSEKECARDYYNAFYTSQEMRDRYPYKLKPCPGQMKNKLLSFPKKAHQIEEVSPEKQSEPCASICSSSDKFADNIIVTETNEVEVDSGEIPVETPNNFQQTEAILKQKSRKTSSNARRQKTFPNGASFEFPVSIDTFKRHINCDEIIKSLRVAYGQNETDQRDRDKELFHQFYCSFYVQKEVRQRHSYKFQNTDEELLEKLEEYAVPLNDMARQTISSVEAQGKENEKSGMAPPAPKDETLITISGIAYRFPVSFKTFQKYINYEDLKVGLANGLAKKKKSPEQVAEILGDEGSCLRLLRRYYLSFYTLANIRNKLEYNFNAAPLELSDKLLEWAKPINETTVPTGSVPQTKQGVPSAHSTPNLDAIREAELVKPHDLRKYISSRVASPTKQAALERDIVGSIQMEIPELVEQQPTSDKNIEAKTTSEKNIGGKTTSGKNIEAKTTSEKNIGAKTTSGKNIEGKTTSEKEKATSEKNMEAKKSSEKNIEGKKTSEKNIGVKATSEKNIGVKTTSEKNIGAKTASEKNIKEKTISEKNIEAKTTSEKNIEAKTTSGKNIEGKTTSEKTIKEKATTEKNIEAKTTSEKNIGAKTASEKTIIEKAISEKNIEANSTKKSESSSEITRPVSSNNKKVTKQPEENQNKENAKSQDGTGTSDSTAAKTQSMLEEAKKQFFAESSKDHKMAYLICTSQGLKRSIWRILYQLTLEEFKTYTSIHNGEDFYRKDEDLHPYYEHVVDKGNWPLNLYVRLPLLRQLLHSKGVHLGRLDLGQLSPKMIHWVEAEHTDFDKIVEMQFKERTGEEIDSVEQWFQEREDFYEACWLRDHWIYKVPQITNDDLQDESYVRDLPLPDFNGIVIKSLATAKSGDESSQTEILSISSSPDMVPDSQSCPPTQLSNSSNLVDISSIDIQSQVSQTSPALKSLATAKSGDGSSQAEILSMSSSTDMVPDSQSCPSTQLSNTSNFVDIGSVDMQSQVPDTPLDPLASQTETLASQTETLASQTETLASQTETLASQTETLASQTETLASVKQEPINFLNNMRGICDTNGCEWENIGLEEQIINLDSSQEEGSSLSCFAIPKPSETISSFQSLDSLLTATMFEDENSIEEEESQPKTSNNIQNLPEQPVEPAVKPEPSSTVAETNVIQPQVQPADNRKKKLPASNEVPSKRVRLMNDKVPQLRHEFRPLPLNACVRIETEIVGTNETTPTEQPHINPTPQPEVVPNTITPSQEFAQDNTLLASSQLAPLLDTVPPGVTVRKVNQKDQVGKNLSKVQKPTLRQTAIFRKLERFYFFASLTVQQIIQYRIEGHLQGATYQSAMLKIDGKCSLVRGPLLKILFPHLSPQLRSDLQQVLADMPEFVYSCRWRRVQKDPTEDLRKRVLFTFMDMAPEFGQFRLLFDTDSREWATCSEIGRWHAAERAETRPTDFEKVISPGILEKMREYKALMS